TCTGTAGAGAGTCCAGCATTTGAGTAAAAGCGTAGTGCACATCCAGACTCAAAAAGATGTCCCCTGAGGTAGTCTCCAGGCGATCATCCCACAGGATTTTCTGCGGACAGTTTAAAAATTTCAGGGTAAACTTTCGCGCATAGCGATATCCACCACTCTGGGGCGTAACGTAAACTGGCTCAATACGGTATCCCTTCGGAGGATGGAGCAAGAGTTCTCGTAGAATACTTCGGGTCACTCGCTCAATCCCTGTTTTCAAATCGTGCTGGACTAGCGCAGACACATCGACTAGGAGTTGTTTAAGACCTTTTTGATTGGGTAGACTGAGCGCGATCGCCGTAGAGACCTCAAGCAATTCATTTTGAGCTGGGGATGAATCCTCCAGACGGGCAATGGCTTGAATCAGTTGAGTTCGATTCGCCGCCGCTTGGGCATAAAACTTCTCAATCACTGCCTGATATTGTTGAGTACATAACTCAGGCGAGTAGCGATGGAGAATTTCTTCGTGGGCGCGCTGCCCCAGGCGTTCACGACGGGATTGATCTACCTTCAGCACTTCCAAGGCTTCAGTCAATTCATCGTCACTAAATTCATCCGGTAACATCCACGCCACATCCGGTGACAATTCCGCCATTGAACCATGGGCATTGGCGATCGTCGGCAAGCCATAGTTCATGCAATCCAGCAAAGATGCTGACGTCTCCCCTCGAGAGAGTGTCCGCAGCTGCACCGCCACGTCACTCGCAACCAAGTAATTTTGAAACGCGGAACCATCAACCCAGCCCGTGATGCGAATTCGATTCTGTAACCCGCTGGACTTAATGGTCTGTAGGATTTGGTTACCATAGTCTCCTCCCCCATGATTCCCCACAAACAGCAAGAGACAGCGTTTGTCTTGGGCAAGAGACGACCTAAGCCAGGCGTCTAATAGTCGATGATTTTGTTTTGTAATGCCGAGAATCCCAAAACAGGAAACAATGAAGGCATTTTCTTCGAGACCCAGCTTTTGTCGAGCCAGCCGTTTATCCATGTTTTCTGCAGGCTTCCGCAACAGCGGAATCACTGACCAAGCCTGAGCGATCTCTGAACCATACCACTGTTGAGCCAGCTTCGAGGGCTGAGTAGAATGCACAATCACGCCGATCGCCTGTTGCAAAATACTCAGATTACAGGGATAACGAAACACCACATCAGAAAGATCCGCAGCATGCCAGCGTTCGCATAGAGCCCCATAACCATGGGCGTGATACAGCTCCCGAGACCATTCCTCTGGAACAAATCCCTGCAAATCACGATGGGCTTGGATATGCCCTAGGAAAAAATCATGTAGAACAATCACACCAGGAAACCGCTCTATCAAGTCAAACATATGTTGATGAAACGGCGAATTCCCAAAGTGGTAAAGGATACGATCGTAATGTTCTACATTTTGAACAAACCAATCCACACTGCGAATCGGGAGGTTATCGCAAACCCAGGAATCCGAGACTTCTGCCTGAGCAACAATCACATCAATCTCATAGTAGCGGGCTAGTTCTGGCAGCAGTTCAGCACTATAATCCGCAATGCCACTCCGCTCAGGGGGGAGGGGCGAGAGAAACGCTAATTTAGGAAGCTGTTCACTAATAGGGAACGATGGCGGACAGAAGGTCGATCGTTCAGCGTACAAACGCTCTAGGGCAACAATAAATTGCTGTGCACAACCACTCCAATCACTTTGATCTCCCGCAGCAAGATTCACTACTTTTTGATCTGACCAGTCTAAATGCTGTATCCCTTGCTGACGTAAAGCTTCAGAAGTGACAAGAATTTGGTCAGCACAAGCCAACTGCTTGACCTGATCTGAAAACCACGCTTGAAAGCGCGGATCTCCCTGATGAGTTTGCTGATGCAGCCACTGTGTTAAGTCAAATAAAGTCACCACCGTTAGGATGGAACGCACAAACTTACCCAGACTGGTTACAGCATCTTCTTCAAAACCTTCAAACCAATTTGCAACCCACACAATATCGGGGTTGAGACTTGCAAGAAATGCCTCACGGGTGAGTTCTGCCACTTGGCGTCGCCATGCATTATCCGGATTCTGCGCACTCACAGGAGCGGCGGCATACCAAACCCGAATGTTTTGCTGAGGGAGTAACCCCTGAAGTTTGGCGCGAATCGGTTCGATCGTTGCCGGAAAAAGGCCATTCAAAGCGATTATGATTTCATGTTTGCCTCGATGACGAACAATTTCTTGGAGCAGTCTCAGAGAAGACTCACTCACTTCCCCAGCTTGAGAATTAACCGATTGAGCCCCTTGCAAGTCAACAACAATTCTCATCCGTCACTCATCCTTCTGGTGTTTCTCAATAGCACTTTTCAATTCCGCATAGACCGATCGCGCAGTGGCAGTGAGGTGCAGCAATTCGGGCGGAATAACAGGATCTACAGAAATCATTGAGGGCGAATGTGCCAAGGGCAAGGAGGCACTGGATAGGCGCGAACGCAGCTTCGATTCTAGTTTTGGAAATCTCCTCAAGATGTTCTTCAGCAGCATCTTCATCCCTGGAATTAATTTCAGCAAAAGAACTATTCGGATGAAGCCTAATTTCAGAAGACATTTACTCAGGCGTAGTAGACCTGCCCCAAGCCTTCTCACTTGACGCTTCCAAGAACGCAAGGGAGCAGTAATCCGCATAGAGTAACTATCCATTAACCGATCATACTTTTGCTGACTCCTCTCTAAGGCTTGCTCAGACCGATGGCACTGTGACTCCAGTGCCATCGCCCAGTCTGCTAATTCTTGATACTGGGTCTGTAATTCTTGAGACTGGGTCTGTAATTCTTGATACTGCACTTCTAGTGTTTCTACTTGACGCACTCGTTGCTGGAGTTGCACAATTTCTTGCCACAGTAGACGAACACTACTACCGGGTTCATAGGTTCGGGACAAAAAAAATCTAGCCTGGGAAAAGGGCTGGTCAATCGCTCGTCCAGCTTGAAGATCATCGTAATAGGCTCGCCGCATTGCCAGGGTAATCGGTTCTCCCGTCACAAATTTTGCAAATCCGTAACTGAAATGCTTCAGTTCTGCATAACCTTGTTCCCTCAAAAGGACTTGATAATTCACCCCTAACTCTGCCCAGACAGGCTGATCTGTCGAATCATAGAAGTCATCATAACGAGAAACTTTAGTCGGATTTTCAAAGCTCCAACCACTAAAGTGCACAAATCGCAGAACAGATCCTCCCGCAAGAATTAAGCCCTGCCCAGTTTGGCTTAAAGGTCGCTCCCAGAGATTCCAATGACCTAAGTTACACCCCAAATCTTGAAGAAACTCAACTTTTGGGAAATACATGGGAACCAAATTAAGCCACAGTTGATCCACAAATAGGCCACGAGAATCTTGATGCCCTAGGTCATTAAAACAAAAATGAATTAAGCGTGCATGCCACCAATGGAGAAATCGGGAAGTGGTTTCACAGCGTCGTAATCCCAGAAACCCAGCATTGTATAAGCCAGACTGTAGAAGATGATTGACTTCACAGATATTTGCTCGTTCAATTTCGGGGGGCGTTTGGTTATGGGGCGTCAAGAGAATCGCAGCCGATCGCAGCCGTTCAAACACCGGTTCTAGCGACCCACAGACATAAATATCTGAGTCGAGGAAGATCCAGCGCTCTGCCGTCGTATGATCCAGGATGTACTGATGAAGCAAGCCCCGCAAAGCACAGCACAGCTCAAACGGAGTGTAGTAAAAACACATCCGCTGCACCGCGGCTTGATTCGCTAACGCTTCTAACGGGATCAGGTGAAAGGGTTCCTGCTCCGGATCAATCTCCCCATCATTACGATCAGCCAACAAGACATAAAGTTTCAAATCAGGGTTATGAACCGCGAGACTAACTGCGAGAACCCGAGCATAGGCAAGGTAATTTTTCGTGATTATGGTGCAAACCAGATGACTTGTCATAGACTTCACAGATCAGGACAAGAAAAAATAGAAAATGGTTAAACCTAAATCAATGCGAATTCTGTACGTTTATTCCACATCCTCATACACCTAGCATCCTCCTAGAATCAGCCACGCCAATCATCAGCCGTCTAGGTTGATAGCAAGCCTTTGACTTTTCACTAAATTGACTGCTTAGCACTGACTGAGCCGTATTAACTGAGCAGTCAACCCCACTTCTATGAAGCCCCCATGGAGCAATGGCCTAGATTCAAGATTGAGGACTCACGTAAATCGCTAGACGAGTTTCTGCAATTTGTACACAATCGATTTCCTGCTGGAGTTCGTCCAAGCAGCGTGTCACACCAGCACATTCGGGATATTTCTGGATCCAGAGGTAATCATCCCAAAGAATCACACCACCTGGGCGGAGTAGCTTCAGGGCTTGCACTGTGTCTGATTTGACAAACTCATAGGTATGGTCGGCATCAATCACCACCAAATCCAAGGTGCCATAGTAGGGACTGAAGTCAAATTCGCGGGAATCACCATAGAGCTGAGTAATCTTCGGAGATACCGTAGGATTGTGCTGAAATTGCTCACCCACAGGAAACTGAGGCAGTCCAACCCCCAACCCATGCTGGTGGGTCGCTTGGGTCTCAGGGAGAAGATCCAGGGTGAAGATCTCCGTCTCCTCCGGCGTATTGAGTCCCATCATGACTGTGCTGGCTCCCCGATAGGTGCCAATTTCAAAAATCCGCTTGGGCTGGAGATGCTGACAGATCGCGCCTAAAGTGAGGAGTTCTACGACGGGCAGAGGCCAATCGTCTTTGCGCTGAATTTGGGAAGCGATCGATCGTACGGACACCCCTTCGATCCCCGGAAAAATCTCACTCAGACGGTGGGTTGGTAGCTGGAAATTGACATGCTGGTAGATGTCTGGCACATTGAGCTTGGGTGCAGCGACTGGAGTCTGTTCAGCAGGGGGAGTTAAATCGATCGGCTTGGGATCTGGAGCGACTCGCTTGAGCCAGCCTTGGGGATGGAAGGTCACCACATAGCGGTTCTCCACCTCACGATCGAGCACCAAATCCGATCGCTCCGCCAGAAACTTCTGAATCGCAACACCGGGACCGGGTCGATCGACCTTAAAGACCTCGTATTCATCAATGCAGGCATCCTGCACCATCATGTAGCCCCCCATGGGGACAAAAGCCGAATAGATCTCCATTTCCTGCAAAACGTGCCCCGCACTGTGATCAGAGTCAAGGATGACGAGGATTTGCTTGGCTTGCAGGCTACGGGCTAAATCAGCCACCTGATCAACAATCTCTGGGGCGACGGATGACCCAGAAATGTAGGTAACGCGGGGATGGGGTTGAATCCCCTTAGGCGCAATATCAACGCTGACCACATGGCCATGGCCAAGCATGTCGCAGATACAGCCGTAGTAGTAGGCCGATCCCCCGAGAAAGGTTCCGGTTTCAATGATCAGGTCAGGCTTGAGTTCGCTGATGACTTCCTGCACGACCCAAGCATCCACTGGACATTGCCAAATCTGACGCCCCGTCCAGCGAACCGACATCATGTTTTCGGTTTTTTCAACCATGGCACGCAGCACCCAACGGGCAGCCCAGCGATCGAGCTTACGAATCAGCCAGTTTTTTGGGCGGGCAAAGGGGGACTGGGAGGTGGTAACAGCCATAGTTTCTCTGGTGTTGGAAAAGAACGTTGCTGCAGAAGCTGGAGTTTTCGGAGGGATGAGGTCAGGCAAGAACACTGCACAAGCCTCAGCGCATCGTATCTTCTCACAAAATTTGCAGCTTGGTTGCAGTTGGGACGTGACGGGATCTAGAGCGCAGCCGTTTCTGCCATTTCTAAGGGTTGACCGTGGTGGTAGATGTTGACGGAACCGGCTATCTTCGCCATGCCCCAATGACGATTTTCGCCAGCGACAGTGATGACAAAGGCATCTTGAATGATATCGAGGGAGTCGTAGTCGGCTTCACTGCGCTGCGAGGCCACGGCGATAATGGCGAGATATTCTCCATGGTGGAGATCCAGCTGCATCGTAAATTCGAATTCTACAACCTCACCTCCCTTCACCTTGGGAATGAGGCCGGGATGGTCATACCAGGTGTGTTTACCCACCAGGCTCTGGCCAAAGCGATCGCGTAGCCCAACGCAAGACGAAACCTTTTCGCAGTCCTCATGGAAGCGGGTAACCAGCGTGACTTTGACCGTTTCTCCGACCTGAAATGTCTTTTGGGGGTGATCGTTGAGGGCTGTGACGTACACCTGTTCGATCGTGGCTTTGCCGTTACTAATGCGTTGATCGTAGGTCACTTCGATCAGCCCTTCTCGAACCGAGGGGAAATCAGTGTCGGTGTAATCAGTTTGGGAGGAGTGCAGTTTCTCGTGCTCGACCCGAAACAGCTTGTAATATTCGCTGGAAATAACGCTGGGCTCGTCCCGACATAGGATTTGGCCATGGTGCAGCAGAATCCCCTCTTTACAAAGATTTTGAACCGAGCCCAGATCGTGGGAGACGAATAAAATCGTCACGCCCTGATCTTGGAGCACCTCAATCCGCCGAAAACACTTAGCCTGAAAGAAGATGTCTCCGACAGCCAGCGCCTCATCCACAATTAAAATATCGGGGCTGACATTAATCGCAACAGCAAAGGCTAAGCGAACAAACATCCCACTGGAATAGGTTTTAACCGGCTGATCGAGAAAGTCGCCAATGTCAGCGAACGCGGCAATATCGTCAAAGCGTGCCTCAATTTCCGCTTGGCTCAGCCCCAGGATACGTCCGTTAAAGAAGACATTTTGCCGCCCTGTGAATTCTGGATTAAACCCACTGCCCAGTTCGAGCAGGGCAGAGATGCGACCATGGGTAATGACTTCGCCGCTGCTGGGCTGGAGGGTCCCTGCAATGATTTGGAGGAGCGTGCTTTTGCCGGAACCGTTTTGTCCAACGAGGCCGAAGGTTTCTCCTTTGGGAATCTCTAAGTTAATATCCCGCAGCGCCCAAAATGCTTCGGCGCGGGGTTTACCAGGTAGGAGGAGTTCTTTGAGCCGATCGACCGGACGGGCGTAGCGTTTAAAACACTTGGAGACTTGATTGAGGGAAATTGCAATATCTGACATTGTCTTTCTAGCGATGTCTTTCTAGCGATAAACCGGGCAAGGCAGCGATCGACAGGAGCAAGGACTCAGCCATCTGACTCGATGCTGTGGAAACAAGGTTTCTGGAAACGGAGGCAAAAACAGACGCTGCTACAGCACATCAGCAAAAGCTGGAGTCAGCCGACGATACACCCAAGATCCGAGCCCAAAGATCACAACAGCCACGATCCAGAGGTAGATCCATTCACCTGAGTGCTGCACCTGCCCCCAGAGCACTAAATCGCGGTAGATTTCAGCGATAACACTAAAGGGATTCCAGCGAATCCAGGTTTGAAATGCTTGGGGAATGAGGTCGATCGGGTACATAATCGGCGTCAAATAGAATGCAAAGTTTAATAAAATACCAATGCTTTGGGGAATGTCCCGCACAAACACAGTCAATCCAGCAGTAAGATAGGCTAAACCTGCGGTGAGCATCAGTTGAGGCATCCAAATGAATGGCAGCAGTAATAGCGTTGCATGAACCGTGTGAGTGAAAATTCCTAAAACAGCAATTAGTACCACCAGCCCGATCGAGCTATCCACAAAGGCGGCAACGGTTGGAACAAGGGGCAGGAGCGTCAGGGGGAACACTACTTTCTTAACGAGATTGGGCTGATTCACTACGGAGGTTGTGGCGGGAATCAATCCGGAGACAAAAGCATTCCAAGAAATTAATCCGGCAAACAACCACAGCGCAAACCCCAAATTACTGCCTTGAAACGCTCCATGAATATCGGCCTGATGACTGAGCTTGACCTTGAGGACGATCGAAAAGACATAGGTGTAGATCAGCAACTGAGTTAACTGGCTAATGAGTGTCCAAAAGTTGCCGAGCAAAGAGCCTTTATACCGTGCAACGAGTTCCCGCTGTACCAATACTTTCAGTAAATCAGCCTTGACCCAAAGACCCGATGAAAGGGGGAGTCGGCGAGTCACTTGACGAAACAGATAGGCGGGTTTGAGCACTGAACAGTCCCTAGCTTGCAGTTGCCCCCTATAGTTATCACACCTCGCGTCAAAGAACAATAGCTTGTGTGCGGCTTTAGGACGAGTATAAGGTTAGAAATCACGCTGAAATTTATTAGCATTTAGTTACAGAAGACGACATAAGATCCTACTCGAAGACATTCACAGATCCAGAGCAGATCTAGCAATCTACGCTAAGGCTCCGTTAAGTCTTTCTGGAATAGTCTTTTTTCAATCACCTTAAAGGTTCTCGGATATGGTTAGAGATTGATATGCAAATTGAATCTGCCCAATGAAGCTCTATCAAATATCCACCAAATCAGGGTGGTTCGGGTTGGTTCCTAGTAGCTAGGGAGTAAGGATATGAAACAAACAATCAAACAATGGATCAGAAATTTCGGGTTTGAAGTAACCCGCTATCCTGCCCAGAAGCCAGCTTTGGACAACCAGCAGCCTCCCTTGCACCTCATCGAACAGCCCCCGTCAGAAGATTTGGCTCCGGTGCTAGATGCTTCCGATCGAACGAGTTTTCCCTCCGACTTTGACGAAAACAGCATTGCGGTGATCCGATCGGTGCAGCCATACACCATGACGAGTGTTGAGCGCATCTTTGCCTTGATGCAAGCGGTGGAATATGTTGTGAGGGCCGACATTCCCGGCGCTGTGGTGGAATGTGGGGTGTGGCAAGGGGGGAGCATGATGGCGGTTGCCCAGACCCTTCAGCGGTGGGGGGACACCGATCGCGATCTCTACCTGTTTGACACCTATGAAGGCATGCCCCAGCCCACCGAAGCGGATGTTGATTATTCCGGCAACCCCGCTGCGGCTGAGTTTGAGGCAATGAAGAAAACGGCAGACAGTTCGGATTGGTGCTACGCTTCGATCGAGCAAGTGCGGCAGAATTTAGCCAGCACGGGCTATCCTGCCCATCGGGTCAACCTCATTAAAGGCAAAGTGGAGGACACCATTCCTGCCCAGGCACCGGACAAGATTGCGATTCTTCGGCTCGATACGGATTGGTACGAATCAACCCACCATGAACTGATTCACCTGTTTCCTCGCCTAGTGGGGGGTGGGGTACTAATTATCGATGACTACGGTCATTGGCAAGGCAGTCGAAGAGCCACCGATGAATATTTAGCTGAACACCAAGTTCCACTGCTGCTCAATCGTGTGGACTATACGGCAAGAATTGCGGTGAAACCATTCACCACATAGACAGGCGCTGGAGAAGCGAAATCATCCAACTTCACTACAGCAAGGGACTATCCCCTGACGCAGAAGACACGGGACGACGCCGAAAGAGAATCCATCCCGCACCGAAGCCTAAAATCAGCCCTGATAGATGCCCCAACAAACTCACCCGAGGATTCAGCACATCAAAAACCGTCTGGAGGACAATAATCACGCCAAACGTTCGCAACCAGCGGGCCGCCAGGGGTGCACGATGATGTCGCCATTCCTGGAAAAAAATTATGCCCATCATGCCCAAAACACCCATGATTGCCCCCGATGCGCCTAGGGCTGAAATATCCACCTCGCCTGAGAGAATCGCGCCCCACGCCACGATCGCCATAGAACCCACCCCACAGGTCAGATAGGCCGCTAAAAACTTCCAAGGCGTCAGGCGAGCTTCTACAAAGGCCCCCACAAACCACAGCCCCAACATATTCAAGCCCAGATGCATCAGATCGATGTGCAAAAACGTGGCCGTCAGCAGTCGCCACCATTGCCCCTGCTGCACCAATTCCGGCACCATCACCCCCGATCGATAGATCAGCCAGACAGGCTGGAAGACCCAAAGGGGCAAACTAGGATCCTGAATGCGGTCTAGCCAGCGGGATAAATCCCGTTCCAAATCCCACAGCAACGCCAACGCCATGGGTAAGCCATAGATGAGGACATTGAGACCGACTAATGTGTAGGTCACGGGAGCTTGTTGAAACGCGACCACTTGGCGGAGATTATATTTTCCATCTTGGTCAAGCCCTTGGCGCAGACGGTTGAGTAGTTCGTAGGCAGCCAAGGTGAGGGTGCGTTCTGGGGGACGGTAGGGAGCGGCAAGCCGTGCGGCAATCGCTTGGTGCAACCCGACATCCGATTGAGCTTGCAAGGCTTGAAACAGCGGTTGGGCTCCAGCCCGATTCCCAGCGCACCACTCTGCCGTAGCCTGCCAAAATTGCTGGATTGGGGAACTACAGGCTTTTAACGACGTTGTGAACAGATATGCAACAGGCTCCGGTTGTCCCGAAAAGGCAAAGGCATAGAGTCTGCCAAAATCCAGAGCCATGGAACTCCCGAGGCGTTGGCGTTGTTGAGCACAGCGATCGACTAGCCGCACCAGTTGATTGAGATCCCCCGTTTCCCCCAGCGCCCGCAGGTACAACCCCAATACCGCCGTTTCCCGCAACATTTGGGCCTCCGACAAACAGCGGGGTGCCCAGATCACGGCCTCAGCCCAGCGGCCTTCTAGTTGATAGACGATCGTGGTGACCCAGCGGCCCGTAGGGGTGAGATCGGTTTGATAGCGTTTCAGCAAGGCCAGTGCCGCGTCCCGATCACCCGCCTGGGCCAAGGCTTGGGCCTGCATAATGGCCGGGAATTGCCACCACCCGTCCAATGGGTGCAACCAGCGCAGTACCCTAGCCCAGTTGCGTGCCTGTTGATATTGCTCCTGCAAGCGCAACCTATTGAAATAGCGCAGCCCCTGTCCTGGGATCACAATGGCCAGCACCCACAGGGTACCGCTCACCGCTGCCGTCCACGGAGCCTGGAGCAGCAGCCCGATCGCCAGCACCGCCAGGATCGCCAAAGCAATCCAGGCCCAACTTTGCCGTCGTCCAGCCCGCGCAATAATCACTAGGCAGGACAAGGCCACTAGCTGAATAATCAAGACATCAAGGCTCATGGCTCAGGCCGATCGGGTAAGAAGGAAGGTAAGCAAAAAATCAGTCGCCTGCGATCGGCTCCCATCGATGTAACGACGGTTTAAAGACGGTTCAACGACCGGCCTTTAGGATTTGGCTAGCCGTTAGGTTCAGGGCTGGAAATGTGGGTGAGACGATCGGCTCACTGCCGCTAAATACCTGAAATGGGTAGGTGCCCTCCTGCAAGAGGCAAATTGAAACCACAGCCCGCTCCGGATCGATAATCCAATACTCGGGAATGCCC
The sequence above is drawn from the Alkalinema sp. FACHB-956 genome and encodes:
- a CDS encoding ABC transporter ATP-binding protein, with the translated sequence MSDIAISLNQVSKCFKRYARPVDRLKELLLPGKPRAEAFWALRDINLEIPKGETFGLVGQNGSGKSTLLQIIAGTLQPSSGEVITHGRISALLELGSGFNPEFTGRQNVFFNGRILGLSQAEIEARFDDIAAFADIGDFLDQPVKTYSSGMFVRLAFAVAINVSPDILIVDEALAVGDIFFQAKCFRRIEVLQDQGVTILFVSHDLGSVQNLCKEGILLHHGQILCRDEPSVISSEYYKLFRVEHEKLHSSQTDYTDTDFPSVREGLIEVTYDQRISNGKATIEQVYVTALNDHPQKTFQVGETVKVTLVTRFHEDCEKVSSCVGLRDRFGQSLVGKHTWYDHPGLIPKVKGGEVVEFEFTMQLDLHHGEYLAIIAVASQRSEADYDSLDIIQDAFVITVAGENRHWGMAKIAGSVNIYHHGQPLEMAETAAL
- a CDS encoding ABC transporter permease, encoding MLKPAYLFRQVTRRLPLSSGLWVKADLLKVLVQRELVARYKGSLLGNFWTLISQLTQLLIYTYVFSIVLKVKLSHQADIHGAFQGSNLGFALWLFAGLISWNAFVSGLIPATTSVVNQPNLVKKVVFPLTLLPLVPTVAAFVDSSIGLVVLIAVLGIFTHTVHATLLLLPFIWMPQLMLTAGLAYLTAGLTVFVRDIPQSIGILLNFAFYLTPIMYPIDLIPQAFQTWIRWNPFSVIAEIYRDLVLWGQVQHSGEWIYLWIVAVVIFGLGSWVYRRLTPAFADVL
- a CDS encoding rhomboid family intramembrane serine protease gives rise to the protein MSLDVLIIQLVALSCLVIIARAGRRQSWAWIALAILAVLAIGLLLQAPWTAAVSGTLWVLAIVIPGQGLRYFNRLRLQEQYQQARNWARVLRWLHPLDGWWQFPAIMQAQALAQAGDRDAALALLKRYQTDLTPTGRWVTTIVYQLEGRWAEAVIWAPRCLSEAQMLRETAVLGLYLRALGETGDLNQLVRLVDRCAQQRQRLGSSMALDFGRLYAFAFSGQPEPVAYLFTTSLKACSSPIQQFWQATAEWCAGNRAGAQPLFQALQAQSDVGLHQAIAARLAAPYRPPERTLTLAAYELLNRLRQGLDQDGKYNLRQVVAFQQAPVTYTLVGLNVLIYGLPMALALLWDLERDLSRWLDRIQDPSLPLWVFQPVWLIYRSGVMVPELVQQGQWWRLLTATFLHIDLMHLGLNMLGLWFVGAFVEARLTPWKFLAAYLTCGVGSMAIVAWGAILSGEVDISALGASGAIMGVLGMMGIIFFQEWRHHRAPLAARWLRTFGVIIVLQTVFDVLNPRVSLLGHLSGLILGFGAGWILFRRRPVSSASGDSPLL
- a CDS encoding TylF/MycF/NovP-related O-methyltransferase, which codes for MKQTIKQWIRNFGFEVTRYPAQKPALDNQQPPLHLIEQPPSEDLAPVLDASDRTSFPSDFDENSIAVIRSVQPYTMTSVERIFALMQAVEYVVRADIPGAVVECGVWQGGSMMAVAQTLQRWGDTDRDLYLFDTYEGMPQPTEADVDYSGNPAAAEFEAMKKTADSSDWCYASIEQVRQNLASTGYPAHRVNLIKGKVEDTIPAQAPDKIAILRLDTDWYESTHHELIHLFPRLVGGGVLIIDDYGHWQGSRRATDEYLAEHQVPLLLNRVDYTARIAVKPFTT
- a CDS encoding glycosyltransferase, translating into MRIVVDLQGAQSVNSQAGEVSESSLRLLQEIVRHRGKHEIIIALNGLFPATIEPIRAKLQGLLPQQNIRVWYAAAPVSAQNPDNAWRRQVAELTREAFLASLNPDIVWVANWFEGFEEDAVTSLGKFVRSILTVVTLFDLTQWLHQQTHQGDPRFQAWFSDQVKQLACADQILVTSEALRQQGIQHLDWSDQKVVNLAAGDQSDWSGCAQQFIVALERLYAERSTFCPPSFPISEQLPKLAFLSPLPPERSGIADYSAELLPELARYYEIDVIVAQAEVSDSWVCDNLPIRSVDWFVQNVEHYDRILYHFGNSPFHQHMFDLIERFPGVIVLHDFFLGHIQAHRDLQGFVPEEWSRELYHAHGYGALCERWHAADLSDVVFRYPCNLSILQQAIGVIVHSTQPSKLAQQWYGSEIAQAWSVIPLLRKPAENMDKRLARQKLGLEENAFIVSCFGILGITKQNHRLLDAWLRSSLAQDKRCLLLFVGNHGGGDYGNQILQTIKSSGLQNRIRITGWVDGSAFQNYLVASDVAVQLRTLSRGETSASLLDCMNYGLPTIANAHGSMAELSPDVAWMLPDEFSDDELTEALEVLKVDQSRRERLGQRAHEEILHRYSPELCTQQYQAVIEKFYAQAAANRTQLIQAIARLEDSSPAQNELLEVSTAIALSLPNQKGLKQLLVDVSALVQHDLKTGIERVTRSILRELLLHPPKGYRIEPVYVTPQSGGYRYARKFTLKFLNCPQKILWDDRLETTSGDIFLSLDVHYAFTQMLDSLQMMRQQGVPVYFVVYDLLPVLLPHCFPKESEGLFRNWLRVVVQADGAICISRTVADDLRQWLIKTHPERLHELKIEWFHLGSDLENSVPTVGMPEDASTVLAHLMTRPTFLMVGTVEPRKGHAQVLAAFERLWDRGVQANLVIVGKAGWMVETLVHQLSHHSQLNQCLFWLQGISDEYLEQVYGASTALIAASEAEGFGLPLIEAAQRGLPIVARDIPVFREVVGDHAFYLAGTTPEAWALSLETWLQLYDRGEVPQSGSLEWLDWCQSTQQLLKGIGIQ
- a CDS encoding CmcI family methyltransferase; this encodes MAVTTSQSPFARPKNWLIRKLDRWAARWVLRAMVEKTENMMSVRWTGRQIWQCPVDAWVVQEVISELKPDLIIETGTFLGGSAYYYGCICDMLGHGHVVSVDIAPKGIQPHPRVTYISGSSVAPEIVDQVADLARSLQAKQILVILDSDHSAGHVLQEMEIYSAFVPMGGYMMVQDACIDEYEVFKVDRPGPGVAIQKFLAERSDLVLDREVENRYVVTFHPQGWLKRVAPDPKPIDLTPPAEQTPVAAPKLNVPDIYQHVNFQLPTHRLSEIFPGIEGVSVRSIASQIQRKDDWPLPVVELLTLGAICQHLQPKRIFEIGTYRGASTVMMGLNTPEETEIFTLDLLPETQATHQHGLGVGLPQFPVGEQFQHNPTVSPKITQLYGDSREFDFSPYYGTLDLVVIDADHTYEFVKSDTVQALKLLRPGGVILWDDYLWIQKYPECAGVTRCLDELQQEIDCVQIAETRLAIYVSPQS